The DNA region AGGCCTGTTCTCATCCGCCAAAAAGGACAGGCACGGCCCGATCCCGCTGCCGGTTGTGACAACGATGATGCGGCTGAACATGCGAAAGACATACCCGAATCCATACGTTGGCACACCCCTCTTCCACAGCTTGGTTGGTTGAGCGATAATAGTGTCTTTGGTCCAGTCGCCCACCCGCGAGACGATGCAGCTGAACTTTGTATTTTCTAAGGCGGTGTCCTTAACATTATCGAAGCGGTCGGGGAAGCAAGCGAAAGAATGCCAGTCTTTGAGGGGGTGCTTAGCGACTTGGATGCCTTGACCAAACTTGACGGTAGTGTGATCAAAGTGAAGTCTGATGGCgtggggggaaaggggttcAGGAGTGACGGTTACTTTGCGGAGGAGCAACCAGGGGTGGATTGTGGCTGCTGTCAAGAGGATCAAGATCCAAAAGGccgggaggttgaggaggaattTTTCTAGGGACGGTTCTTGtgtgccgaggagggagattaCTACCCAaaagagggccagaattCCCCAATTGGCGAAGCGGTGGACTAGCTCGAAGACGTCGTGGTGTTTTCTccggatggtggggtgggcCACCAcgatgatggagaggaggagggcgaagaCGGAGTAGATCAGGGCTAGGACGATAATGCTTATagggttggcggtggcggggttgaaTTGGTAGGTGTAGGTGCCCGCGAATCCGATGTACCAGATGAGGGAAGCGACGCCAGTGCCGCTATGGACACCGCCGAGGTGAAAAATGCGGCAGGCGAGGCGTTTGATTGTTGTCGGGGCTGAACGCGGGACAGAACCAAAGATGAGGTAGAGTAGGTTGAGGACGAGCGGTTGCCGGCAGAGGCCACATacggcgaggttgatggctgaGGCATTGACCAAGTCGAGAGGCTCGGCACCTCTGACAAGGTAGATGATCAGAGGAATAATGTTGCCGATGAAGGCGAGGGTGAATAGGCGGCGGTAGACGTTGAGGGCTGTGTACCGGATGAAGCCGAGGCGCTTTCGTAATGGTTCCTCTTCTGGTGTGGTCTGGGCTTCGAGGTCTGCTTTCTCTTtcaatggggaggggagggaggagaggtctGAATCTGTTGGTGATACTGGATAGGAGAGGTCTATCCTGGTCTCGATGATCTCATCTTTCTTCCAGTCCTTCTCCCCGTAAACAACTACTGTCCTGTCTTCCATTGTGGAGATATATGTGTGAGGTCACTAGACAAGCAAGAATAACAACTTGGTTAAGAAAGGACGGTTGATATTCCCTCTATGAAAGAAAAGGCAGCACCCAGCACTATTTGTACCACCAACCTGGACACCACTCTGGATCCCTTTCAttgcctctccaccacagGGCTTCCTGATCCGACTCCCTCCTTCCTATCTGGTatcatcctccctcgccatatGCCGACATGAGAGTGTgtgacggtgatgatgatgatgatgacggtgtgGTATTATGGAGTTGGCGGAACTTGCCGGAATCTAGTAAACCATACATTGGAGGCTCAGGAATGCACGTCGGAGTTTCTCTTGCTGACACTGTACTCTCGGCCCAGCCCGGAGATGGTTTCTCCGGAGTCACACACGGCAGCCGACCCACATCGTCGGCGACCATTCCGGTGGAATTTTCGGGCGTTGTGCCACAACCGCTCAGCTGGGTCTGCCATGATTTTACATCCAACACGCACAGAGGTGGGTGCGCCGATCATCTGACGGCTCGTGAATTAGGACGGCGATGACTTGTGTTGTGCAGTGATGATTACGCCCCTCCCAATCGGAGTTTGAGCTTCccttcatcaaccatcaCATTATTCCCGAATCCCTCTGTTGAGGCGAAATGTCGTTGAATCACCTACTCTCTTTGTGTGTCCGGCCGAGAGTTGCCCGGTATGTGACGTGGAACGTGTTGTCAATACAACCTCGATGGCCCTTGACTCAcatgggatgatgggatgatgggatgatgagatgatgtAGAGCCTCCCTCATGTACCTTGGCCCCAATCACGTGTGTATGAGACCACGCAAGCCCCCAAAATGCAGCCAGTTTTCCAGACCACATATACCAAAGTACCTTTACCATGGGCAAATCACCCTGCCGTGTCTCAACCGAGGACTTGATAATTTTGTGAGTGAGCACAGACTCTATCATGTCGATTAAACCCTCCCTAGACCCCGAATTCAGGGTCGTCCACCACCTACCCATGTCGAAAAAAATGTAACGGTAATGGAAGGGAACCAAAACAGTTTGACCGATCGAGAGCGAGCAGGATGATGCAGTCAATTGTTGGCAGTTTGAGTGAGGTGTGTGTGGGCGGCGTCCCCCTTCATTTGTTCGGAGTCCGGACAAACTTGACACTGTGACAGTCACTTCAGCCAACAGACATCTCGTCGCCTTTTCCACATCCCAACAGCTGTCTCCTCCAAGACACCGCCTGCATCTTACGGTCCGGCAATGCAATGCAATGCAATGCAGCTGAGCTGAAGAAGCCCATCCAGGGCCCGCTCGGTGCCCACTTCTGgtccccacccccaaaaggTTTTCCCTAGGGCAAACAAACCACACGCACACAATACAGCACGACACAGGGTGACAGGGACACACTTTTCTTCGacacaaccccaaaatccGCTCACAAAGTCATCAATCCAATCGGAACCATCCTCATCGGGTATGGTGTAGCGGTAACATAGTTGACTCTCACTTCTCAGAAGTGTCTattctctcaacagccccgggttcgactcccggtaTCCGAGTCCCAACTTCTTTTTGCATTGTCTCATCTGGACAATGAGACACGGCACCGAGAGAATCATCTCGAACAATGATCGGAGACAGAAATCATGCCAtatgtttttttgtttggcCGATTGTTGTCTAGCTGAATGTA from Podospora pseudoanserina strain CBS 124.78 chromosome 1, whole genome shotgun sequence includes:
- a CDS encoding hypothetical protein (EggNog:ENOG503P0IQ; COG:S) — translated: MEDRTVVVYGEKDWKKDEIIETRIDLSYPVSPTDSDLSSLPSPLKEKADLEAQTTPEEEPLRKRLGFIRYTALNVYRRLFTLAFIGNIIPLIIYLVRGAEPLDLVNASAINLAVCGLCRQPLVLNLLYLIFGSVPRSAPTTIKRLACRIFHLGGVHSGTGVASLIWYIGFAGTYTYQFNPATANPISIIVLALIYSVFALLLSIIVVAHPTIRRKHHDVFELVHRFANWGILALFWVVISLLGTQEPSLEKFLLNLPAFWILILLTAATIHPWLLLRKVTVTPEPLSPHAIRLHFDHTTVKFGQGIQVAKHPLKDWHSFACFPDRFDNVKDTALENTKFSCIVSRVGDWTKDTIIAQPTKLWKRGVPTYGFGYVFRMFSRIIVVTTGSGIGPCLSFLADENRPSMRVLWQTRSPLKTYGQRTLDLVSRMDQNPVIIDTSEKGKREEMLPQVLRLVKEFDAEAVCVISNPAVTKEVVFGLEMRGILAYGPIFDS